The Anolis sagrei isolate rAnoSag1 chromosome 6, rAnoSag1.mat, whole genome shotgun sequence genome includes the window atgtctctacgtttcactattttgtcgatattggtcattgctctcctcccaagaagtaagtgtcttctgatttcctggctgcagtctgcgtctgcagtaatatttgcacctagaaatacaaggtctgtcatggcctccacgttttctccctctatttgccagtatatattatacacacacacacacacatatcttagTTAGAATGACACCATTACACATCCCTGTACTCTGTAGAGTCCCTTTAAGCCCCCACCAAAGCCAGACTAATTTCTAGGAAGAaaaattgaagaagaaaaaaacaaggaGAGCGACTCCATCTTGGAAACGGGGAGCCAAAATGGCCGCCTTCCTTTGGGCTTCAGGGTCGCTTTTGCCCGTTTCCAAGATGGCCGCCGTTCCGAGGGCgggcgggaggggggagggggcgcgCCGCTTTCCCATCAGCCCCGCCGTCGGGAGCGGGAGCTGCTGCCTCTGCCATCAGGACTGCGGGCAGGGGTTGGAGgcggaggaggggaaggggagaggagagaaggggctCCGGGGGGGAGGAGGGCGGGCCCTCTGGGCGGCAGCAGCAggggaagagagaggaggggagggaccTCCATTGTGGCTCGAAGGGGCTGCAATGCAGGGCGGGGGCCTTTCTTCCAGGGAAGGATTGCGGGCTCGTTGGGGGTTCTGAAGGCCTGGGCCTCCTCAGCGGTTAGCAGGCCGCAAGCCTGTCATTTGGGAGGGGGAGTCTCCATTTGAGGCGGCCACCCCATTATTTGAGGGGCCTACAGTTGGAGGGATCCCAGTCTGTGATCTCTGCAACTTGAGGCATTCATTCCTCAATCAGGGAGATTACCATTTGGGGCGATCACGCTTTGATGCCTTCCTAGTTTAGGAGAATCATGAGGTGCCCAAATTTGGGGCATTCACTATTTGAGGTGCCAAGAATTTGAGTGATTGCAATTTAGGGTGCTCTCAACTTAGGGTTACTTGTAGGGTGtgcgtgtattattattattattatttattattattattgtatagccTCGaagctatattattattttgtttgtgtattattattattattattattattattgcaatttagGGTGCTCTCAATTTAGGGTTACTTGtagggtgtgtgtgtattattattattgtatagcaTCAaagctatattattattttgtttgtgtattattattattattattacaatttaggGTGCTCTCAATTTAGGGTTACTTGtagggtgtgtgtgtattattattattattattattattattattattgtatagcaTCGAAGCTATATTAaacagagaggctggatggccatctgtcaggggtgatttgaatgcaacattcctgcttcttggcagggggttggactggatggcccatgaggtctcttccaactctttgattctatgattctaggattattttgtttgtgtattattattattattattattattgcaatttagGGTGCTCTCAATTTAGGATTACTTGTAGGGTGtgcgtgtattattattattattattatttattattattattgtatagcaTCAaagctatattattattttgtttgtgtattattattattattattattgcaatttagGGTGCTCTCAATTTAGAGTTACTTGtagggtgtgtgtgtattattaatattatatagccTCGaagctatattattattttgtttgtgtattattattattattactgcaattTAGGGTGCTCTCAATTTAGGGTTACTTGTAGGGTGTGcgtgtattattattgtacagCATTGAGGAtattttgtgtattattattattattgtataacaTCAAAGCTATATTGTTTTGTTTGTGGGAAGGGTAGTTAATTTCATGCCTACACAACAGGTTTTGGGGATATTCCGAATTGTGGGGGAAAACCAGATTTAATTGTGGTGCTCTGGATTTCTCCAGAAATAGGGAGTGAGAGCTTGGCTGATTGGTGTGAGAAAATCTCTTCtgtgataattataattattttagatTCAATCTGAGTTAGGAATTTCCTGTGGGGTGATTATAGTATCCCAATATTCTGCCCATTTTGTACAGCAACTCCATTTGGGGAGGAAATCATTATTTGTAACTATTTACCTTTTAAACTATAACAGCATCTTACAGTTTTGTAAGGTACTGCTAACTCTAAAGGTATTGCAGAAACCTGGAGGTGCAATCATATCATATTGCTTGGGGGAGATCTTTTGTGGACTGTTTGTTTCCCAAAATGCCCTTAAAGAGCATTGATAAATGCTCTTAATTTTGTAGAAACTGCCTGACACCAGAGAACCTAAAGGTCACGTATGTGTTGCCTTGTGCATAGGGCCTTTATTTACTTGTATTGTTTATTAATCATCATTTTGGTAGAATCGCTTTGAGCAGATAATTAACttctagtaaagtgcattatTTTGGAAAGTGAGCTATAATTCCTGCAAACTGTATCGTCCTATATATGACACTCCATTTATGTTAAGGATTTCAGCGCAGAAGCTTTAATTTGCATTCCTAAGATACTTCTTTAATGGAAAAAATGTATATATACGGCTGTTACTAATAGAGGGAGGAGGAATATTACATTTGGATGATTTGAGGTGGAACTACATgttaaagaacattttttttccactGTGAAGGGTTACATATAATTCTTTGAAGGTCGCcctaaatttggggggggggggggggggggggaaagaagcAAAAGCTGCTAAATGAATCTACAAGAGAGATTTCCAGTTGGGTAACTTCCCAGTTAAGAAGGGTGTTTCCAGACTGTGTCACTTCCCTTGGGAATAAATACGAGTCTGTCTGGGATCGGTGGGTTTGCCCACCCTCTGATGCTCCCCCAAGCCATGTCCGCTTTTGGGGATGCCCATGAGTGGTACATGGGGGCGCTCAGCCGGCAAGAAGCAGCCGCCTGCCTTCAGGGCCACCGGCACGGGACGTTTCTGGTCCGAGACAGCACTACATGCCCTGGGGACTATGTGCTCTCCGTCAGCGAGAACTCTAAGGTAAGCTCCCgtcgctggatggccatctgttgggagtggttTTGATtgggtgttcttgcatggcagtggggttggactggatggcccttgcagtctcttccagctctatcattctatgaccctaaaataataatcataatatttattattattattattgtattgtcgaaggctttcatggctggtatcactcagttcttgtggattttttcgggctatatggccatgttctagaggcatttctcctgacgtttcgcctgcatctatggcaagcatcctcagaggtattattattattattatataggactAGCTTATGTACCTAGCAGTGCCTGGGTTAGGTACTTTCAGGTGGCCTAAGGAATATATGGACCAAGTTCTGGTCCAGTTCCATTAATGGCGCGATTCCCACAGCTCTCCgaatgtgagtgaactacaagtTCCATCATCCTCAGTCGATGCTCACAGGTATTTTAAGCTGGTTATAATGGCCATGTGTGctagatttggtccagatccatcgtggGTAGGAGAGAcacctctctgaatgtaggtggactacaactcctatcattctctgtcaatccccctccccaactccaagaaaccccagccagtattttaagttggttaTGATGCGTatatgtgccaggtttggtccagatccattgttggttggattcacacagctctctggatgtgggtggactaaaACTCCCATCTCCCATATCACACACATGCACTCCTTCCAAACCCATCGGTTGTTTTAAGTGGGACCGTGATGAgtatgtgttccaagtttggtccagatccatcaaaccaTGCAGAAGGAGCCTTTGTggatcattcacacacacacacatatataaacaaacatatttttacttttatatagagagataagAGGATCTGTGTTGGAGTAATTGAAGAACTTGGGAGGCACTTTGATTATATAGCCCAACAAAAATAAATTCTTGGTGTGTTGGTTTttgggcctgttcctggggttatttggggcactgattcagaaaattgcattggatagactgcatcagctctagttatcATGATTtcctatgggtgagcagatggcgactggtaGATGCCATATGTTCTCTATCTCAAAGACTGTAGCTAAGAGGGGGAAAacgggtgccatttttggaatcagcaggtcaaacagGGCTAACAAAATATGTGTTGGACAGTGTTATGCATAAGAGGTTGGATGTTGGAGGGCCATTTAGAGCACTGATGTGACAgtcatctttttcttttccctcttgcaTCTCACAGGTATCGCACTACATCATCAACAGCCTCCCCGGGCGCCTACGGATCGGGGAGCATGAGTTTGATGGCTTCCCTGCTCTGCTAGACTTTTACCGCCTCCACTACTTGGACACCACCACTCTAGTAGCCCCTGTGGGACGGGTGGTAGCCCCTGCCTCTGCCCAGCCACCTCCTGCAGGGGAATGGGTTCGAGCCTTGTACGACTTCGTCGGTCGCGATCAAGAGGACCTCCCCTTCACCAAAGGGGAACCATTGAGGGTCTTGGCCAAGCCTGAAGAGCAGTGGTGGACGGCACAGCGTGCTGATGGGCGCGTTGGCATGATCCCCGTGCCCTATGTCCAGCCGTGCCCCTATGCTCACCCCAGCAGCCATGGGGCCCCCCGCCATGCTCCCGTAATAGCAAGAGCAGTGCAGCGACGGGTGCCCGGTGCCAGTGACAAGACAGCACTGGCCTTTGAGGTACGTTATGGGGTGGTCATTATTATAGGTGCACTTTGAGAATACGTATCTGGCTTTTATGTGAACAAAGCGTGCCCAATATTGCTTGCAGATTCACAGCAGGCAATGTGCTTTTCTTCGTTGAAAGTACAGAGTTTAAGACTAGCATTCCTTCCTCCCTTAAACCAAAAATCATGCAAATcagattttcccccaaaaaacaacaacaacaacaataataataataataataattattattattattattatttcccaggcAATCCCAATAATaaattgcaatcccaggtgacagcagaattgacaagaagcaactggaaaagcttacacaatatgaggatttaaagatcgaactgcaaagactggaacaagccagtcaaggtggtcccagtggtgatcggcacactgggtgcagtgcctaaagatcttggtctGCACTTCAAAACAaccaacactgacaaaattaccatttatcagctgcaaaagaccaccctgcttggatctgcacacactaTTTACcgctacatcacacagtcctagacacttgggaagtgtccaatgtgtgatcaaatacaaaagccagcatattgATCTTGTttattgtgtactaatcttgttttgtatcaaatactaataataaatagtactattattatttctgacctgtttctcctcatggctcgagacaGGGAACAACATGGCTAGAAACACTTCATCGTAAAACATTATCTAAAGTACACATATCAAAATGCATTTATatgaaatgcatatattaaaataacagTGCAAAGATTGAAATACAATGTGCAAACACATTGAAGGATAAGTAGTAGTCAGTTCTCTCTGGAGCAGCAACTCTAGCTCTTCAGGTGGTTTTTGCTGCAAATGTCTCTCTCCATTGGTTATGCCAACTGGAACTAATGGAAATTTGTAATTTATAGGTCCTCCAGcttttgttggactgcagctcccatcagccaaagtaaatacagttatgaaggatGTGAGCTGCAGATAGCAACACCTAGTGGACAACAGATTCTTTGACTTAGCAGAGGTTTAAACAGTTGGGGGGCAACATGAGTggtggaaaggagggaaagaaaatactggaatataGTAGGCTTAGAAGCTGTGTGGGGTATTGATAATTACTTACACTCTTACTGAACTCCACTCACATATCAAGCTATTCATTGTCACCCTGAGaacaaagatattttaaaaaaacagtgaaGATGagtgatattattatttattattacttactttatttttatcctgcctttctcccaatatagtaACTCAAGGCAGCCGATAGTAGGCatggcattttttttctgtgtcgagagtgacttgagaaacagcaagtcgcttctggtgtgagaaaattggacatctgcaaaaatgttgcccaggggacacctggatgttttaccatcctgtgggaggcttttctcatgtccctgcatgagaagctggagctgacagatgggagctcactccgctccccggattcaaacctccgacctttgggtcagcagtcctgccagcacaagggtttaacccattgcgctactgggAGCATGGCATGATGCAATTTAAGCAGAGCAAGTGTATAAACAtttggatattttatttatttatttatttatttgctttgcttatataccgctgttctcagcccgggggcgactttTGATATAAAAATTATCAAACAATTTAATCAAAAATATGATTAAAACTACACTCGTGCCATCCCCAGCAGCCTACCTCTTATCATTCCTTTGCATTCTGCCAGATCTGCCATTTGGGTTACTTGACATAAATATTAAGATAAAGGGAAAGACAGTTCACAGAACTGAGGGAGGACAAATGGCCTCATTTTCTCTGGTTCCtgaattctgttttcatttcactATGCTCCATAGGTGGGTGACCTCATTGCTGTCACCAAGATGAACGTCAACGGCCAATGGGAGGGCGAGCTGAATGGACGCCGCGGCCACTTCCCTTTCACCCACGTCAAGGTCCTGGACCCGGAGGAAGCCAGTTGAGTGTGTGATGTATCCATTGAACTTTGCCTTTCCCTATAAGGAGTCACGATCCCTGAACTCTGACTTGTGATCGTCTGGCCCCCTTGAACATTGTACCTCCTGACATGAGCCTTGAAACTTTAAGCTCCCCCCGATGGGTGTTATTGATCACCCAGTTCATTGATAGTTTGGCTCCTTGGACATGGacctcttcttccaccttgaacTCCATTGACTTAGAGCTTTGCTCCTTCACTGGCTGTTCTTAAACATCCTGGTACTCAACTTGCTCCATCTTTGCTCCCTAAGAACGCAGTGATTCTTTTGGCCTTGTGGTTTCCGATTCTGATGACGTGCTACTCCGCCTCCCGTGCCCTGTGACCCCAGGGGCTCTTGACCTTTCATGGCTGACCCCTTTAGCTGTGTGTATTTTTCATCGGACCCTGCTGTCATTGACTTGGACCTGAGTGACCAGAGTCTTGCCGCCCCCATAGGAACCCCATCCCGCTTGTTGTCTGTTCCAAACCGCCTTGTTAATTAAAGTTTCCTGCAGAGTACTCCTCATTGATAAGTTCCTCCTTCTGGGGAGGGGCCCCGAGAGCGTGGATGAGGTGGGGGGGAAAGTGGCAGTGTTGCTAGGGCAACCAGCATCACAACCTAGGCCTTGCAGGTTGTCATGGTGATCTGGATCATAGCCTATTCCTGTAGGAAGGAGGAGAATGCAGCAAATGCCACACTTGTTGGCTGCGGAGCCTTGGTTTCCATCTGTTGCCGTCTTGCCAAGCCTACCATTTTGGTTTAGGATGAGGACGGACTCCCCATGCATACCAACAGCTCCTGCTTTGATAGGTACAGCGTCTTTTTCCCTTCTaatctgatatatatatacacatttatgAGAGCCTGTAATACAGTTTATATCTCTTTGATTAAAGAATTCTGGCTCTTCTGTTCTGGGATCTTCACTGACAGCTTCACGGTACAGTCAGGGTTCCCAGTAGCATAGTATTTAAAGGCAAGATTTGtataacactttaaaaaaaaaaagcacaaatacacatataggtaaagataaagctttcccctgacattaagtctagttgtgtccaactctggtgagtggtgctcatctccatctctaggctgaagagccagtgttgtccgtagacgcctccaaggtcatgtggccagcatgactgcatggagtgccattaccttcccttagaagtggtacctattaatctactcacatttgcatgttttggaactgctaggttggcagaagccggggccaACAGCAGCTCACctcattccccagattcaaaccgccaaccttttcagtcagcaagttcagcagctcagcggtttaatccactgcaccaccaggggaccctgatatacatattatatatttgtgtgtgtgtgtgatatacatatacacacagaaataaAGGTCTCTGACAAATGTATTTTAAGACAAGCGCCTCATTTTTACTGAGCATTTAGTGcatatcaaactacattatatgctcagtgtagattcttataatgcagcttaactgcactgaactggattatatgagtctacccttaccatataattcagttcagtctgcattataatgACAGTGTAGGTGGGACCTCTAcaatgcagtcaaactgcatgatatgagtctacgctgagcATATGCAGTTCCATCTgcgttaaatggtcagtgtagatgggcccagaGCTGCAGCACCTGCGACCTCCTATCTGTTGTTGCTCTCCAGTTCCCATCAGGTTTAGCCAGCCTCCAAGAGAgttaaggcaatggttctcaacctgtgtgttttggccttcaactcccagaaatcctaacagctggtaaactggctgggatttctgggactcataggccaaaacaggttgagaaccactgtagtaagGCATCATGGAAGCAGTAGAAGTTCACCAATATCCAGTCGGTCAATTATTTCAGAAGATGGTGTCATTTGGGAACAAGTTAAAACCAAATCGGTTAAAAACCAGACAATTTAGAACTATACACATGTGCAGGTTTATATAAAATTTAATAGCCCCCAAAGGCTTTTGCAAAATACATATTGACACTAGTGTTGGGGCCAACAAGGACCTCTCGGGGGAGGATATTCTATAACTGAAGTGCCAAAGCAAATGAAGCCTTTTATTGCATGATCCAAAGGCCTATTTCCCTACATGGGGAGTCACAGAGATGGGCTGCTTCATCAGATCTCAAGCATGAGAGATGCCCATTGTGCTATTGGTGTCCCAAATCCATTAGGGCTTTGAATGTCTCACCACCTTGAATTCATACTGGCAACCAATAAGACCATGTTGGATGTGTTTCTCTGATCAGTGATtctggctgctgcattttccaaggcatctttaagggcagccccacatacagCAGATTGTAGTAGACCAAACAGGAAATTACTATCGTATCAACTACTGTTTCTAGggatccttccagacaggccctaaatgCCAGGATCTCATCCCCGgttttcagctttgaactggattatatgagtccacactgccagataataatctgggataaacagaaaacctgggatcagatcctgggatatagggactgtctggaagggccctaggttatcATTATCCAGGTAACcatatttgtttattcattcaaaaaCCCTCTGTGTCTTGCGTCTAGATGTCTGAACAGAAAAATATGTCTTCTGTCTAAGCAGAGAACGATCACATAAATTTAAGACTTGGAAGAGAGCCTGTCGGTCATTTAATTCTAATTTCCTGCTTAATATATGAGGATGCTGCGATGGCATTCCATTAGCCATTTGAAAGACAGCGAACCTACTTCCCAAAGCTCACAATTGGGAAGATTCTCCCAATTTTCGACCCAAATCTACCTTTCTCTCATTTATAGGGTTGCTGCAAGTCCAAGTCGACTTGATGGCAGTGACAAAAACCTTTAGAAAATAAATTCCACCTATAAATTCCAGCACAGTCTGTTGGAACAACAAAGAACATGTCTAGGTCATCTACATGACAGACCTTCAGATATTTGAAGGCATCTAAAAGCTAATCATTCCCAGTTCTTTTGGTTAAACATGCCCATTACACATGATTTGGTTGCAGTTGCCTAGATTTTGCAGTTGTTTCTCCTATCCATCTGTTACAAGGAAGTCTCTTGTTCAGGTCCACACTTGTTTTGTGCTCGAGGCACTACATATTTCATGTAAAAGGAGAACATCTTCTACCTCCCAAAGGATGTGTATCAGTCCATCTTAAGAGTGATGACATATCTACTGGAAAACACAATTGCTTTTGTTGCAGTCATTTCCTGAGATATGTATTGCTTGggctttggttccaggacctcctgtgGATACTAGCATCTTTTGATCCTCAaatcccattgtatacaatgctgtagtaaaatggtgtcccttatatgaaatggcaTGATCAAGGgttgctttttggatttctttttaaaagcattcTTTGTGGACAATTGAATCCTGGGTGCAGAATACATGAATATGGAGGGCCGACtataacaacaacatataaaataataaataggggAAACACCATATATCTGAACCATTTTATGGTAAGGATAAAGGTTTCCttttgacattaggtctagtcctgtccaactctgggggttggtgctcatctccatttctaagccaaagagccagcgttgtctgtagacacctccaaagtcatgtggctagcatgactgcatggagagccgttaccttcccgccaaagtggtacctattgatttactcacatttgcatgtttttgagctaataggttggcagatgctgggcataacagcgggagctcaccctgcttcccagattcaaactgctgacctttcggtcagcaacttcagcagctcagcggtttagcccactgAACCTAAAATGGTAAGGGGCCTCCTTACCATTTTAGATAAGGGTATAtcatttttatgcattttaaagtggcaggatagtaataataataataataataataataataataataataataataataataataataagcggcttaagcagctgaggggaaaaggaaggggcctgaggcttttaggaattatgggagttgaagtccaaaacaccgggagtgCCCAAGTTTGGGCATGCCTGAGCTAGACTGTAGTACtattgagccttctctgctcaaTAGTGCTGGGGCCTCATTAAAGTACAATACCAGGATCTCATAGTAATGAACCATGACAGTTTAATtcttgtcatggctcaatgtcaagctgcattgattatcaagttgcattcattctacagtgtagatgtatgaaggttgaatgaaaagtaatgcctccaccttcgtaactcaacagatggcagtactggtatgcagcaggtactggcttgttcagtagactctcctctacag containing:
- the LOC132777812 gene encoding crk-like protein; its protein translation is MLPQAMSAFGDAHEWYMGALSRQEAAACLQGHRHGTFLVRDSTTCPGDYVLSVSENSKVSHYIINSLPGRLRIGEHEFDGFPALLDFYRLHYLDTTTLVAPVGRVVAPASAQPPPAGEWVRALYDFVGRDQEDLPFTKGEPLRVLAKPEEQWWTAQRADGRVGMIPVPYVQPCPYAHPSSHGAPRHAPVIARAVQRRVPGASDKTALAFEVGDLIAVTKMNVNGQWEGELNGRRGHFPFTHVKVLDPEEAS